CAATGGAGCAAAACCTGACCACTACCGTATCGCCCAGCCTGAAGCGACCGCGCTCAGGGCCATCATCATCAGGCGCAGTGCTGCCGGGCTCCATGCCCCGGGTGTAGCCAAAATCAAAATCCTGCCCGTCGATAAACTTATCAAAAAATGCCGAGCCAAATGGCGGCAGGAAACGATCGTCGCGCCCCACCCGTTTGGCAAACCAGCGGTAGCCATTTCCCAAACCGGCAGGTTCATTGAGGTTGGCCCAGACAAAGCCCAGACTGTCGCTGCCGCCATCGAGTTCAAACCACAAACTATCCAGCGCAACGGGCTGGGGAATAGTAGTAACTGCGGTTACGGTTTGTCCGTTGGCCACCACCGTAAGTGTATAGGTTCGGCCCACCTGCCCCTGAATAACCGAGCCGCGATACACAAACGGAATGGGCATGGTAAAATCAATCGTCGGCCGGAGTGTATCGGTCTGTGTGCCATCTGTCAGTGTAACGGTGGCATTTGAAATGAGGTAACCGGCCAGTGAAGCAGAGTCAACCGGATCAAAATAACCGGCGCTGTTGGTGAGAGTTACCTGCGCAAATTCGCCGGTAAAGATGCCGCCATCCACCACAATTTTCGATTGCACTTCGGGCAGGTCGATGGTAATCTCTTTGGTACAGCCGGCAAACAGAGCGGCTGTAAAAACGAGCGGGAGGAAAATACGTGTATTCATCGCGCTTAGAAGTTAAAGTTCCATGTAATGGAGGGAAGAATGGGAAAGAGCGAAACCTGTTTGGCCGAAATATCAAGATTGCCTTCCTGAATGCTTCCTTCATTATCGAAATAGATGAAGAACGGATTCATGCGGTTATAGACATTATACACCGCAAAATTCCAGTTGCTTTGGTAAGGCAGTTTGCCAAACAATGTTTTCTTGCGGCAGGTGTATGTTACCGACACATCGGCCCGGTGATAGGGAGCCATGCGGAAGCTGTTTCGCGGGCCGTATTCATCTACAATAATACCTTCGATGAGGTAACGCGCCACAGGCAGCGTAATGGCATTGCCTGTGCCATACACAAACACGCCGCCAAAGCTGAGACGTTCGTTAAGATCATATACCAGCACTACCGAAAGATCATGACGGCGGTCGTACCGTGCCGGGAAACGCTCGGCGCTGATGTCGGGGAAATAGCGCCAGGTCCACGAAAGCGTGTAACCAATCCAGCCATTAAGTTTGCCCACGCGTTTTTTGAAGAAAAATTCAGCGCCGTAAGCTTCGCCGGTACCGAATACGAAGTTGTTATCGGTATTGTTATTTACGTTGTCTTCGGGCAAAGCAGACGGAGCAAACTCAATCTGGTTGTACATCTGTTTGTAATACACTTCCACCGAAGCTTCGAACATGTTTTTATAGAAGTTGCGGAAGTATCCGGCGGCATACTGGTAGCCGAGCTGCGGTTTCACCACATCAGAGCAGGGCACCCAGATATCGGTGGGAAGCGAAATGGGCGAAAGCGTGGCAAGATGCACGTACTGATAATTCTGCGTGAAGGATGCCTTGATGGATGATTTTTCGTTAATCAGAAAGCGCAGCGAAGCACGGGGTTCCAGTCCGCCGTAATCGGCCACTTTTTTGCCGCGTCCGTAAGTAACGGTATCCACAATGGTTTGCGTTACATCCTGCACAAACCTGTCGAACGGCCCCACCTGCACAAAATACGAGTAACGCAGCCCGATGCTTACAAGCAGGCGGTCGGTAATGTTCCAGTCGTCGTTGATGTAAATGGCCGCTTCGTGCGCAAACTGCTGCTTGAGTCCGCCGAGGTCAAATTCAATATCATCCTGCCGTGCAGACGCGTTGTTGGGTGTAAATGTGTGCCAGGTGTAGTTTGCACCGAAACGCACATAATGTTTGGTATTGGGCACCCAGCTGAAATCGAGCTTCTGGTTAATATCGCGGATGCCCGAAAAGAGTTTAAAGGCAAACCCGTCCTGCCCGGCCTCAAACGAAAACTTGTAATCGCTGAACACCGAAGTAGCATTCATAAACAGCCGTGGCCCGAAAAGGTGATTCCAGCGCAGTGAACCGGTGGCATTCCCCCAGGGAATATTCACCGAGAAATCATCTTCCGCATTGGAAAAGGTAAACACATCGCGTCCGAAATAGCCACTCAGAAACACCCGGTTTTTGCTGTTTATGTTCCAGTTTACCTTCGTATTCAGGTCGTAGAAATAATAGCCCGAGCCTTT
The nucleotide sequence above comes from Bacteroidota bacterium. Encoded proteins:
- a CDS encoding TonB-dependent receptor is translated as MVRFFLFLCLCAAGFSLSAQNARPRCTLSGYVKENATGEAIIGATVTLRNPLAGTTTNTYGFYSITVDTGTYTLQVQYLGLETYTQTLRLTQNTTLDVKLKSKTTDMKEVVITDQKADANVQDGQMSAVKLDMKQVKQIPAFMGEVDILKTIQLTPGVKGAGEGNSGFYVRGGGPDQNLILLDEATVYNAGHLFGFFSVFNGDAVKDLNLIKGGMPAQYGSRLASVLDISMKDGNSQRFDVDGGIGVIASRLTVQGPIKKDTASFIISGRRTYIDVLAEPFIKDDSPFKGSGYYFYDLNTKVNWNINSKNRVFLSGYFGRDVFTFSNAEDDFSVNIPWGNATGSLRWNHLFGPRLFMNATSVFSDYKFSFEAGQDGFAFKLFSGIRDINQKLDFSWVPNTKHYVRFGANYTWHTFTPNNASARQDDIEFDLGGLKQQFAHEAAIYINDDWNITDRLLVSIGLRYSYFVQVGPFDRFVQDVTQTIVDTVTYGRGKKVADYGGLEPRASLRFLINEKSSIKASFTQNYQYVHLATLSPISLPTDIWVPCSDVVKPQLGYQYAAGYFRNFYKNMFEASVEVYYKQMYNQIEFAPSALPEDNVNNNTDNNFVFGTGEAYGAEFFFKKRVGKLNGWIGYTLSWTWRYFPDISAERFPARYDRRHDLSVVLVYDLNERLSFGGVFVYGTGNAITLPVARYLIEGIIVDEYGPRNSFRMAPYHRADVSVTYTCRKKTLFGKLPYQSNWNFAVYNVYNRMNPFFIYFDNEGSIQEGNLDISAKQVSLFPILPSITWNFNF
- a CDS encoding DUF4249 domain-containing protein, with the protein product MNTRIFLPLVFTAALFAGCTKEITIDLPEVQSKIVVDGGIFTGEFAQVTLTNSAGYFDPVDSASLAGYLISNATVTLTDGTQTDTLRPTIDFTMPIPFVYRGSVIQGQVGRTYTLTVVANGQTVTAVTTIPQPVALDSLWFELDGGSDSLGFVWANLNEPAGLGNGYRWFAKRVGRDDRFLPPFGSAFFDKFIDGQDFDFGYTRGMEPGSTAPDDDGPERGRFRLGDTVVVRFCSIGPAEVEFFRSYESIVSNQGNPFAAPGVVETNVQGGLGIFCGYSPTLDTLVLRP